Sequence from the Rutidosis leptorrhynchoides isolate AG116_Rl617_1_P2 chromosome 3, CSIRO_AGI_Rlap_v1, whole genome shotgun sequence genome:
TCCATCACCTTCTTCAAACTAATGGTATTCAATTCCGACTCTTATGCCCATACACCTCTCGGCAAAACAGAAAATCTGAACGCATGCTCCGCACCATTAACAATCTCATCCGCACGCTCCTCTTTCAAGCTCATCTTCCACCCACTTACTGGGTGGAAGCGCTCCACATGACAGCTTACCTACTTAACATTCTTCCCTCCTCCACCATCAATCACGATATCCCGCACTTCCGTCTCTATAAACAAAAACCAAACTATACCACACTATATGTCTTCGGATGCCTCTGCTATCCTCTCCTCCATACTCCTCACAAACTCGCTCCACGTTCTACTCACTGCATCTTCCTTGGGCATGACCTTACCACCAACAGAATCATCTTATCCTGACATGTCACTTTTGATGAGTCTTCTTTCCCATTTGGCTCTATGACACCCACTCAGCCACCATCCTATGACTTTCTGGATCCTCCACCAAATTTGTTTTCCCGTTCATTTCATCTCTCCTCCACTCTTTCTAATCCGTCCCCGGAGACACAGCCTCATCCTGTTGAGGCTATCGTACCTCCTCAAAATCCTACcccggagacacagcctcctcctactgagACTACATCTTCCTCCACCTCCACTCACCCCATGATCACCCGTACTCACGATGGAACCACAAAACCTGTGCAATGTCTCAACCTTCACACCAGTGTCATTTCTCCTGTTCCTCGTACTTATCCTAAGGCCCTTCACGACCCTAattggaaacaagctatgactgatgaatataatgctttaattaataACAGTACTTGGACACTTGTGCCTCGACCATTGGACATGACGCTCCATGTGGTtatttaagcacaagtttaatgcatACGGTAATTTTagcaggtataaggctcgactCATTGCTAACGGTCGAAGCCAATAGGTTGTTATTGATTGTAATGAGACCTTCAGCTCGGTTGTTAAACCGACATTGATTCGTACTGTACTCAGTTTGGCGGTATCTCGACACTGGCCAgttcatcagctagatgtcaagaacgcCTTTATTCACGGACAGCTTTCGGAGACTGTCTATATGCACCAGCCACCAGGGTTTCAGCATCCTCAGTACCCGGATCATGTCTGCCTTTTGAAGAAATCTTTATATGGCCTTAAGCAGGCCCCTCGTGCATGGTTTCAGCGGTTTGCAGATTATGCTCAGCGAATTGGATTTCACCAGAGCTGATGTGACACTTCTATTTTTATGTATCACCAGGGTTTGGATACAGCATACCTGTTATTATATGTTGATGCTATTGTGTTGACTGCCTCCTCTACAGGCTTAGTCAAACGGATTATTGCTTCCTTACATAAGGAATTTGCTATGACTGATTTAGGCCCGCTGAACTACTTCCTTGGCATTCATGCTACTCGTACTGCGTCTAGTATTTTCCTCTCCCAGAAACAGTACGCCTCCGAGATCATTGAGCGGGCTGGTATGCCCTCATGTCATCCTTGTAGGACCCCGGTCGAAGCGGGTGCCAAACTTACTAGTCATGGTCCCCCTGTTAAGGACCCCACTATCTATCGCAGTCTTGCAGGTGCACTACAATATCTTACATATACGCGACCAGACATCTCCTACGCTATTCAGCAGATCTGTCTCTTCATGCATGACCCTCGAGAGCAACACATGCACGCTCTCAAGCGGATCATTTGTTACATTCATGGTACCGCTGACCTTAGTCTACAACTATATGCATCTTCTCCAACCACATTGGTCGCTTATTCTGACGCTGACTGGGCAGGTTGTCCCACCACCAGACGATCCACCTCAGGCTATTGTGTTTTCCTCGGTAACAATCTACTGTCATGGTCTTCTAAGAGGCAACTCACGCCTTCTCGTTCCAGTGCAGAGGCGGAATATCGGGGAGTTGCCAATGCCGTTGCCGAGACTTGTTGGATCCGTAATCTTTTGCGGGAGCTTCATTGTCCTCTTACTTCTGCTACCTTAGTTTACTGTGATAATGTCAGCTCCGTCTACCTCTCTACTAATCCGGTTCAACATCAGCGAACCAAGCACATTGAGATCAATATTCACTTTGTTCGTGATCTAGTTGCTTAGGGACAGGTACGGGTCTTACATGTTCCATCCAGATACCAGTTTGCTGACATCTTCAACAAAGGGCTCCCTTATGCACTGTTTGACGAGTTCAGATCCAGCTTGAGCGTCCGGAGTACTCCCGCTcaaactgcggggggatgttagacTAGATATTTAGCCCATGACCTATATATGTGGCGGATCTAGGAATGGTATTCAGTGGTGTCACTGTTATAACTCAAAAAAAATTCTACCAGTGGCGAGTGGCGAATCCATAATTTTTTTTAAGGGGGGCTAAAAAATATTTCTACCAATCAAATGTATTTTTTTGTTTACTTTCTAGTCTTACCTCTTACTTTTTATCCATCTTTTTGTCCTAAAATAAGGACAAAAAAGATTTTTATCACATTATTTTTTGATCCatttataaaactaaacaattaatTTAGGATATCTCAAAATAAAATACCAGACAACAAAGTTGAGACGGAAGTAGTAATTAttatcgaaaagaaagaaaagaaaaggtTAAATATATTCTATTATACTTACTAGTTAACATAATCTATTCcttttaattttaaataataataaaaagtcacTGATGAATGACGTGAGAGGATAGGGGTACACCCATTTCAACGTGAGTCATATCAATTCATCACTTATTCTTTATTTCTCTTTCATCTTCATTTTtctatcatcatcttcatcctaaACTCATTTTTCCATCTCCAACTGATATTCACCTTCAACCATTTTCTTGCAAAAATTATATAAAATTTCATGAAAGTATTCTTTTTTCACCGAGAAAGGATCTAATCTGGGTGTCCCAAGCAGGATTCGGCTTTATccactggtgtcactagttaaaaacctaaaaaaaaattcaCTGCATCACGTATTTCACTATTGTTCTGTGCTACCACTCGATGTATACTAGGTCCCCCCTGGCCTATATTATTTGTATTGTATGGGCTCAGCCCAATCAGCTTGGTTAGGGTTATTTGCCTATATATGGCTTTGTGTTATGTACGTATGGCATCAATCAATAAACAACATATCATTTGTTAACAAGGTTTACCGAATTTTAAGGGAATTTGATTGAATTGGAATTGAATCTCTTATTTGTTGAAATATTTTGAAAAGAAATTAATTCCTTGAAATCTTGAAATTACTTCATCTATGAAATGTTCATTTATTCAAGATATTTGATAGATTTGAATTTATTCCAACATTGAATCCATGAAAAATGAAGACATCATAATATTTACGTTTATATTTTACGTACATTTTTACTCGCGAATCGACATGCTTTTTCACGGCACGTTTACGACACGTGTTTTCGCAACGCGTTTTCGCGGCGCATTTTCGCAGTGCGTTTTCAAGGCGCGTTTTCAATTCGCGTTTTCGATTCGCGAATTTGAAAACTTCAATTGGAAACGCGAGTCAGAAAATGAAATACGAAAATTGCAAACGTAAAATTTTTTGTATAACCTTTTAGTAATCTTATAAAGTGGAATTCAATTCTATTCCATGTCAATAAAAACACATTTTTGCACAATATCTAGAAAGAATATGTAGAACAACGAACATGACATGTGGCAGCATGGTCTCGTACAAAATGAATAATGTGTTTCGTCCGCGTTGAACCGGATTAGAAAAATGATAAACGACACTCACGTTATCATAACAAACGAGAGTAGCAGAAAAGAACGTAAGTGAAGCTCACATAAACGGTTACTTTTAAGACATGGTATTCAAGATATGGTATTTAAGATATGGTATGTAATGCAACAGGCCAACAGCAATAGTACATTAGTACCTATACGGTAAGATTATTACTTTTTACTATGAACCCGTATTTGGGGTATCGTCCAACCTATAGTAATCTTACCCACAAGTCAAAAGAAATGGAGATTGTTGATAAAGAAGATAACTTTTTTAATATTAGAAAACTACCTGCGAATAATGAGTATATTACCCAACCATCAACTGTGGAGGGATATTGAGTTGTCACATTGAAAATGAGACAACTTAAAACACGATATTTTTGATGGCtttataaaaagaaaaacgaaTTATTCACTTTTGGGCCTTTGCACTTTTTGAAAAATGTAAGTAGCAAATGCTAAATGAAGTCAAACACCAACTATGATTCCATTTTAGTCAATCACGCGTTTTATTACCAATGTGACTTGAACAACATTCTTATATAGTGCTCTCCATTCCAAAGATGTACACATGCCAAGTAGATAAATATTCATTAGTGTAATAGTGTTAGTCATGATGCTCGCAAAGCGGGTAGTAGTTTTAGGATTAGTCCGCTCGTAAAGCAAGCCCGAAACCCaagtatatttttaaaaaaattttgtgTTAAGAGTAATGATAAATACACGATTTTCTTTTTTGATAAATGTACCATATTTATACATTTTTAGTTTGTACAATATAATCTAAAGTTTGATGCATATCAACATCTAACCCGAGTGACTAACCTTTCATTAACTCATAACTTGACACTAAATTTTTCATGACCGAAGTTAGAACCGGACCGAATATTAATGGTCCGGTATTTTCATAAAAAATTGAGTTTCGGTCCGGTCTGGGTATTATCTGGTCCGGTTCGGGTATGGACCATGCAAAGCCCTACTCATTAGTACGTATGTATGTATTTGAAATCATGTGTATATTTAAAAGTTATGAATCTTTTCATTAATCTTGTGTGAATAAGATCTTGTGTGAATAAGTTTATTTAAGTTATATGTATGTTGATATATTACAAAACttgataaataataattattttgaatatatacatattCAAAAGTGGAATATTTAAGTGAGACCTATATAAatattcttttctttttctttaataATGACATGTATGCTAAAATATTTTAAGAAATTAGCATAAATAATTTCATTGAAATTATAATTATGTTAAAGGTTATAATATATCTATCAAACTTGTATAAATACATTTTTCTTTACAATATATTGTTTGAAAATATATGAAATTACCTTGTCTAATTGTGTTAACTTTGTAAACCAATTATAGTATTGTATTTCATTGGAAATCTTATTACTTgacaatattatatatttatataaaaatttcaaTAATAAATGATTAAGTATATTTAACaagcataaaaataaataatgttTAATGTGTAGACCATCCAATCATATTTTATCTTCTACTTCAATGGTGATCACAATATTATCTTCTACTTCAATGGTGATCGCAGCTCAAACCTTTAGATAAaagcatcttaaaaaacaaacactgTAACCACTAAACCATTCAAAAAGCAAAAAAAAGAATGAATACTAGTAATAGAGGAAAACAAACAATATAAAGGACAAGAAACAAATATCAACTCACTCTTGCCCACTACCTTCTCAAACAACAACGTAACAACATGATAGTGTAGCAAGGCTGAACTCATTGCAAGATTTAATTTATTATTGCAGCAAGATCCTATGTGTGAGAGAGGAGAGAGAAACCAAGAGAGAGAAAGTGAGAAATTTGAATGGAGAGAAGTGAGGAGACAAAAAAAGCGCACGA
This genomic interval carries:
- the LOC139901320 gene encoding uncharacterized mitochondrial protein AtMg00810-like, encoding MYHQGLDTAYLLLYVDAIVLTASSTGLVKRIIASLHKEFAMTDLGPLNYFLGIHATRTASSIFLSQKQYASEIIERAGMPSCHPCRTPVEAGAKLTSHGPPVKDPTIYRSLAGALQYLTYTRPDISYAIQQICLFMHDPREQHMHALKRIICYIHGTADLSLQLYASSPTTLVAYSDADWAGCPTTRRSTSGYCVFLGNNLLSWSSKRQLTPSRSSAEAEYRGVANAVAETCWIRNLLRELHCPLTSATLVYCDNVSSVYLSTNPVQHQRTKHIEINIHFVRDLVA